From a single Andrena cerasifolii isolate SP2316 chromosome 8, iyAndCera1_principal, whole genome shotgun sequence genomic region:
- the LOC143372232 gene encoding inositol polyphosphate 5-phosphatase K isoform X1, with product MANQQERLRIYFVTWNVATKYPEQNLQQLLDLTCSNSPRSLPDLYFVGLQEVKAQPQNMVLDIFFEDPWTKCFRDVLKQHDYVKIRTQRLQGLVLNAFCLRKHITHLRLIEAQCTRTGFGGMWGNKGAVSIRLNIYGVSMCIVNTHLTPHDHLLADRIVDYNTILTNHSFNSQDTSKILYHDYIFWIGDLNFRLNGEDLTATDIDALVKKNQLKCLLDRDQLKMVMETGEAFAELIENAITFPPTYKYEFASQEFDLKRRPSWTDRILYKVNADVYDDVKLSAVQRNYKSHSSYIQSDHKPVTGEFDVIVRPEVDDHGVEFQPVTAWFIDEENFISYRLLGNARPASGDWVGLFPNEFSSLDEYIVYEYVGRGKSSSVPFEPHAITERIYFNDTALRSPGMYRLVYVAQRGNLVGILGVSPPFPGHHRPI from the exons ATGGCCAACCAGCAGGAGCGTCTTCG GATCTATTTCGTCACGTGGAACGTGGCGACCAAATATCCGGAGCAGAATTTACAGCAACTTCTGGATCTCACTTGTTCTAATTCGCCCCGAAGTTTGCCAGACCTATATTTCGTTGG ATTGCAGGAAGTTAAAGCCCAACCGCAGAATATGGTGTTGGACATATTCTTCGAGGATCCCTGGACTAAATGCTTTAG GGATGTATTGAAGCAGCACGACTACGTGAAAATACGTACGCAGCGTTTACAGGGTCTTGTCTTGAATGCTTTTTGTTTGCGAAAACATATCACACACTTGAGATTAATCGAAGCTCAGTGTACCAGGACAGGATTTGGTGGCATGTGG GGTAACAAGGGCGCCGTCAGTATCAGGCTAAACATATACGGCGTCAGTATGTGTATCGTAAATACCCATCTAACGCCTCATGACCATTTGTTGGCGGACAGAATTGTGGATTATAATACAATACTCACAAATCATAGCTTTAATAGCCAAGACACTTCGAAGATATTGTATCACGA TTATATATTCTGGATTGGTGATCTAAATTTCCGACTAAACGGGGAGGATCTAACTGCTACGGATATCGACGCATTAGTTaagaaaaatcaattaaaatgcCTGCTGGACAGAGATCAGCTAAAAATGGTAATGGAGACCGGTGAAGCTTTCGCTGAATTGATCGAGAATGCTATTACATTCCCCCCTACTTACAAATATGAATTTGCTTCGCAAGAATTTGATCTCAA GCGTAGGCCTTCCTGGACTGATAGAATTCTGTACAAAGTGAATGCAGATGTTTACGATGACGTTAAACTTAGTGCCGTTCAGCGTAACTATAAAAGTCATTCCAGTTACATTCAATCGGATCATAAACCTGTTACGGGAGAGTTCGATGTTATT GTCAGACCTGAAGTAGACGATCACGGCGTGGAGTTTCAACCAGTCACCGCATGGTTCATTGACGAAGAGAATTTTATATCGTATAGATTGTTGGGAAACGCTAGACCTGCTAGTGGTGACTGGGTAGGACTCTTCCCCAACGAGTTTTCTAGTTTAGACGAATATATCGTCTACGAATACGTAGGCAGAG GTAAGTCGTCGTCGGTTCCTTTTGAACCTCACGCGATTACCGAACGAATATACTTCAACGATACGGCCCTTCGTTCGCCAGGAATGTATCGGCTGGTTTACGTTGCTCAACGTGGGAATCTGGTTGGTATATTAGGCGTTAGTCCGCCATTTCCAGGACATCACAGACCTATCTGA
- the LOC143372232 gene encoding inositol polyphosphate 5-phosphatase K isoform X2, translating to MVLDIFFEDPWTKCFRDVLKQHDYVKIRTQRLQGLVLNAFCLRKHITHLRLIEAQCTRTGFGGMWGNKGAVSIRLNIYGVSMCIVNTHLTPHDHLLADRIVDYNTILTNHSFNSQDTSKILYHDYIFWIGDLNFRLNGEDLTATDIDALVKKNQLKCLLDRDQLKMVMETGEAFAELIENAITFPPTYKYEFASQEFDLKRRPSWTDRILYKVNADVYDDVKLSAVQRNYKSHSSYIQSDHKPVTGEFDVIVRPEVDDHGVEFQPVTAWFIDEENFISYRLLGNARPASGDWVGLFPNEFSSLDEYIVYEYVGRGKSSSVPFEPHAITERIYFNDTALRSPGMYRLVYVAQRGNLVGILGVSPPFPGHHRPI from the exons ATGGTGTTGGACATATTCTTCGAGGATCCCTGGACTAAATGCTTTAG GGATGTATTGAAGCAGCACGACTACGTGAAAATACGTACGCAGCGTTTACAGGGTCTTGTCTTGAATGCTTTTTGTTTGCGAAAACATATCACACACTTGAGATTAATCGAAGCTCAGTGTACCAGGACAGGATTTGGTGGCATGTGG GGTAACAAGGGCGCCGTCAGTATCAGGCTAAACATATACGGCGTCAGTATGTGTATCGTAAATACCCATCTAACGCCTCATGACCATTTGTTGGCGGACAGAATTGTGGATTATAATACAATACTCACAAATCATAGCTTTAATAGCCAAGACACTTCGAAGATATTGTATCACGA TTATATATTCTGGATTGGTGATCTAAATTTCCGACTAAACGGGGAGGATCTAACTGCTACGGATATCGACGCATTAGTTaagaaaaatcaattaaaatgcCTGCTGGACAGAGATCAGCTAAAAATGGTAATGGAGACCGGTGAAGCTTTCGCTGAATTGATCGAGAATGCTATTACATTCCCCCCTACTTACAAATATGAATTTGCTTCGCAAGAATTTGATCTCAA GCGTAGGCCTTCCTGGACTGATAGAATTCTGTACAAAGTGAATGCAGATGTTTACGATGACGTTAAACTTAGTGCCGTTCAGCGTAACTATAAAAGTCATTCCAGTTACATTCAATCGGATCATAAACCTGTTACGGGAGAGTTCGATGTTATT GTCAGACCTGAAGTAGACGATCACGGCGTGGAGTTTCAACCAGTCACCGCATGGTTCATTGACGAAGAGAATTTTATATCGTATAGATTGTTGGGAAACGCTAGACCTGCTAGTGGTGACTGGGTAGGACTCTTCCCCAACGAGTTTTCTAGTTTAGACGAATATATCGTCTACGAATACGTAGGCAGAG GTAAGTCGTCGTCGGTTCCTTTTGAACCTCACGCGATTACCGAACGAATATACTTCAACGATACGGCCCTTCGTTCGCCAGGAATGTATCGGCTGGTTTACGTTGCTCAACGTGGGAATCTGGTTGGTATATTAGGCGTTAGTCCGCCATTTCCAGGACATCACAGACCTATCTGA